From Blastocatellia bacterium, one genomic window encodes:
- a CDS encoding ExeM/NucH family extracellular endonuclease translates to MMKKETRFPKRDSAPRARVVTLITHSLTNRPAGLLAGLIAVALFICLPLLSTMRTSAAGTVSLPTRRPAQAQELAARRSQSAPTVAAPQAALTPGNLIIYRMNDGAAALSANGTAVFLDEYTTGGTLVQSIAVPTTTVGSQRRLVCSGTATTEGFLTRSTDGKYVVFSGYDAAVGTVSITTSTSATVPRVIGRVDANGTLDTSTALTDAISGGNPRGATSTNGTDLWLSGTSGGGGIRYATLGATTSTSLSTTPTNLRATNIFGGQLYVSSQSGAFRLATVGTGTPTMTGQTITNLPGFPTATGSPYGFFFADLDAGVPGVDTVYVADDGGTIQKYSLVGGNWTANGTIAVTTARGITGTVSGSTVTLYITARTTLRTLTDTSGYNATITGSPTTLATAATNTAMQGVAFVPIAAVALPNLTINNVSLNEGNAGTTSFTFTVSLSAPAGPGGVTFDIATADGTATQPSDYTQKSLTAQTIPAGSSTYSFTVLVNGDTTPETNETFFVNVTNVTGATVTAGQGQGQGTIVNDDAAPNLTINDVSLNEGNAGTTTFTFTVSLSAPAPAGGVTFDIATANGTAVQPGDYTAKSLTSQTIPAGSSTYTFDVLVNGDTTPETDETFLVNVTNITNAIGMDTQGQGTIVNDDITKIHDVQGNGAATPIPGATVTVEGVVVANFQGSDKLQGFFLQEEDADADADPATSEGIFIFCNTCPSAVAEGQRVKVTGTVSEFNNMTEITAGTAGSVVVTNAGNNLAQVTPSPIDLPIVGDINAFYEAREGMLVTFVDTLTVSEYFELARFGQIELYEGGRPRQFTEASPPSVAGNLAHQDELARRVVILDDDNNAQEAYLSKPDGMQYVYHPRANGGFSVGTQGTDFFRGGDLVNGLTGVLHWSFPGFGADTWRIRPTNAYPVSFTVANPRPATPPAVGGSIKAVSMNLLNYFTTIDTTSSNSSGPCGPGHDQDCRGADSVAELNRQRERASIVVCSLNADIYAFMELENTTPSDTITDLLGAINARCGGAHPYAFVNTGGTLGTDAIRVQLIYRTGIVSPVGSPLVDLDPIHNRPPTAQTFDVVDPANPAFGERFTVVANHFKSKGCPGTGADADANDGQGCFNDRRTQQASRLLTWINSTVLPAAGDPDILLLGDFNSYAQENPVTTLESGGFSDMETVFHGANAYSYLFSGELGHLDYAFASSSLLAKITGADAWHINADEVDLFDYNDEVKDAGESTFEEKPDGSALVPPRVVFQPGTPYRASDHDPVLVGLFPPCDYTATPTITPGGPTTFCTGDSVVLSSSSADGYQWNLDGSPIGGATSQQYTATASGSYTVTITVGDCMKTSEPTTVTVNPIPPTPTITPGGPTTFCQGGSVTLTSSSASGNQWYLNGSPIGGATGQQYIATANGSYTVTVTASGCTSAASNATTVTVNPTPPTPTITPGGPTTFCAGGSVTLTSSSASGNQWYLDSSPIGGATGQQYVATANGSYTVTVTASGCTSAASSPVVVTVNPIPPTPTITPGGPTTFCQGGSVTLTSSSASGNQWYLNSSPIGGATGQQYVATANGSYTVTVTASGCTSAPSAATTVTVVPPPTTASVGPNQTIAPGGTTAGLGGNTPTSGNGTWTVQSGGTGTFSGLHTGNSTFTHTGGTGPIVLRWTIANPPCADSFAQVTINIGAAPSITCPASPVIAAAATGQCAANVNYTVTASGLPAPTVVCSPPPGASFPVGMTTVSCTASNGVSPNATCSFTVKVNDTQPPVFTNGCPAAISTVTPITCPISTSQTVTYATPAISDNCPGATVACVPPSGSVFATGTTSVTCTATDASGNTATCSFAVRVWTGCLQDESNPGNVVLFDAQTGDYQFCCNGVVTATGTGTLTVRGCTVSFDHIKGNRKIKITADMAVKRGTATLIIANQTTCVITDQNMANNTCTCPSVAQSKH, encoded by the coding sequence ATGATGAAAAAAGAGACGCGCTTCCCCAAACGTGACTCGGCCCCGCGCGCCAGAGTCGTCACGCTCATTACGCACTCATTGACAAACAGACCGGCGGGCCTGCTCGCGGGATTGATTGCCGTCGCCTTATTTATCTGTCTCCCGCTGCTTTCGACGATGCGCACATCGGCGGCGGGCACAGTCAGCCTGCCGACGCGCCGCCCGGCTCAGGCGCAAGAGCTTGCTGCCCGTCGCAGCCAATCGGCACCAACCGTCGCAGCGCCGCAGGCGGCACTGACGCCGGGCAATCTGATCATCTACCGCATGAACGACGGTGCGGCGGCGCTGTCAGCAAACGGCACCGCCGTCTTTCTGGACGAGTACACAACCGGCGGGACGCTCGTGCAGTCAATCGCCGTACCGACGACGACCGTCGGGTCGCAACGCCGGCTGGTCTGTAGCGGAACCGCAACGACCGAAGGATTCCTGACCCGTTCGACCGATGGCAAGTACGTCGTGTTCTCAGGCTACGACGCCGCGGTTGGCACGGTGAGCATCACTACCAGCACCTCGGCGACCGTTCCGCGCGTCATCGGCCGCGTCGACGCGAACGGAACGCTCGACACCTCGACGGCGCTCACTGACGCGATCAGCGGCGGCAATCCGCGAGGCGCGACATCGACGAACGGAACGGATCTCTGGCTCAGCGGAACGAGCGGCGGCGGCGGGATTCGCTATGCGACGTTGGGAGCGACGACCTCCACCTCGCTCAGCACGACCCCGACGAACCTGCGCGCGACGAACATCTTCGGCGGACAGCTGTATGTCAGCTCGCAGAGCGGCGCCTTCCGCCTCGCCACCGTCGGCACCGGTACGCCGACGATGACCGGACAGACGATCACGAATCTTCCGGGCTTTCCGACCGCAACCGGATCGCCCTACGGATTTTTCTTCGCCGATCTCGACGCGGGTGTGCCCGGTGTCGATACCGTCTATGTCGCCGATGACGGCGGCACCATCCAAAAATACTCCCTCGTCGGCGGCAATTGGACGGCGAACGGCACAATCGCAGTGACAACGGCGCGCGGCATCACCGGGACCGTGAGCGGTTCGACCGTTACGCTTTACATCACCGCACGCACGACACTCAGGACGCTCACCGACACCTCGGGTTACAACGCGACGATTACCGGCAGCCCAACGACGCTCGCAACCGCGGCGACGAATACAGCGATGCAGGGTGTGGCGTTCGTGCCTATCGCGGCCGTAGCTCTGCCCAACCTGACGATTAACAATGTGTCGCTGAACGAAGGCAACGCCGGCACGACGAGCTTCACCTTCACCGTCAGCCTCAGCGCGCCGGCAGGCCCGGGCGGCGTGACCTTTGATATTGCGACGGCTGACGGCACGGCGACCCAGCCGAGCGATTACACGCAGAAATCGCTCACCGCGCAAACGATTCCCGCCGGCTCTTCGACCTACAGCTTCACCGTGCTGGTCAACGGTGACACGACGCCAGAAACCAACGAGACTTTCTTCGTCAACGTCACCAACGTCACCGGCGCGACCGTTACCGCTGGCCAGGGCCAGGGCCAGGGCACCATTGTCAATGACGACGCCGCGCCCAACCTGACGATCAACGACGTGTCGCTGAACGAAGGCAACGCCGGCACGACGACTTTCACGTTCACCGTCAGCTTATCGGCACCAGCACCCGCCGGCGGCGTCACGTTTGACATTGCGACGGCTAACGGCACAGCGGTACAGCCGGGCGATTACACGGCCAAGTCGCTCACCAGCCAGACCATTCCAGCAGGCTCTTCGACCTATACCTTTGATGTTTTGGTCAACGGCGACACGACACCCGAAACCGACGAGACCTTCTTGGTCAACGTCACCAATATCACTAACGCTATCGGGATGGACACGCAGGGCCAGGGCACCATCGTCAACGACGACATCACCAAGATTCACGACGTTCAGGGCAACGGCGCGGCGACGCCGATCCCCGGCGCGACCGTCACGGTCGAAGGCGTCGTGGTTGCTAACTTCCAGGGCAGCGACAAACTGCAAGGCTTCTTCTTACAGGAAGAGGACGCCGATGCCGACGCCGACCCGGCAACCTCGGAAGGCATATTTATCTTCTGTAATACCTGCCCGTCTGCTGTCGCCGAAGGGCAGCGCGTGAAAGTCACCGGCACCGTCTCGGAGTTCAACAACATGACCGAGATCACTGCCGGCACTGCCGGCTCGGTCGTCGTCACAAACGCCGGCAACAACCTTGCCCAAGTGACTCCCTCCCCCATTGATCTGCCGATTGTCGGCGACATCAACGCTTTCTACGAAGCGCGCGAGGGGATGCTCGTGACCTTCGTCGATACGCTGACCGTTTCAGAATATTTTGAACTCGCGCGCTTCGGTCAGATCGAGTTGTACGAGGGCGGTCGGCCACGGCAGTTCACCGAAGCGTCGCCGCCCAGCGTCGCCGGTAACCTGGCTCACCAGGACGAGCTTGCCCGGCGCGTTGTTATCCTCGACGACGATAACAACGCGCAGGAGGCTTACCTCTCGAAACCCGACGGCATGCAGTACGTCTATCACCCGCGAGCCAACGGCGGCTTTTCGGTCGGCACGCAGGGCACTGACTTCTTCCGCGGCGGCGATCTGGTCAATGGCCTGACCGGCGTGCTGCACTGGTCATTCCCTGGGTTCGGCGCCGACACCTGGCGCATCCGCCCGACCAATGCGTACCCTGTGAGCTTCACCGTCGCCAATCCGCGCCCGGCGACGCCGCCCGCCGTCGGCGGCTCGATCAAGGCAGTGAGCATGAACCTGCTCAACTACTTCACCACGATTGACACGACATCGAGCAACAGTTCGGGGCCATGCGGCCCGGGGCATGACCAGGACTGCCGCGGTGCCGATAGCGTTGCCGAGCTGAACCGCCAGCGCGAGCGCGCCTCCATCGTCGTCTGCTCGCTCAATGCTGACATCTACGCTTTCATGGAGCTTGAGAACACGACGCCGTCCGACACCATCACCGATCTGCTCGGCGCGATCAACGCCCGCTGCGGCGGCGCGCACCCTTACGCTTTCGTCAACACCGGCGGGACGCTGGGCACCGACGCCATCCGTGTGCAGTTGATCTACCGCACGGGCATCGTGTCGCCGGTTGGCTCGCCGCTCGTAGACCTCGACCCGATTCACAACCGCCCGCCGACGGCGCAGACCTTTGATGTGGTTGACCCGGCGAACCCGGCCTTCGGCGAGCGCTTTACGGTCGTCGCCAATCACTTCAAGTCGAAGGGCTGCCCTGGCACCGGCGCGGACGCGGACGCGAACGACGGTCAGGGCTGTTTCAACGACCGGCGCACCCAGCAAGCGTCCCGCCTGCTCACCTGGATCAACAGCACGGTGCTGCCGGCGGCGGGCGATCCGGACATCTTGTTGCTCGGCGACTTCAACTCTTACGCCCAGGAAAACCCGGTGACGACGCTGGAGAGCGGCGGCTTCTCTGATATGGAGACCGTGTTTCACGGCGCGAACGCTTATTCCTATCTCTTCAGCGGCGAGCTGGGTCACCTCGACTACGCCTTCGCCAGCAGCAGCCTGCTAGCGAAGATCACCGGCGCGGACGCCTGGCACATCAACGCCGACGAAGTCGACCTGTTCGATTACAACGATGAAGTGAAAGACGCCGGCGAATCTACTTTTGAAGAGAAGCCGGACGGCTCGGCGCTGGTGCCGCCGCGCGTCGTCTTCCAGCCGGGCACGCCTTACAGGGCATCCGATCATGACCCTGTGCTTGTCGGCCTCTTCCCGCCGTGCGACTACACGGCGACGCCGACGATCACGCCGGGAGGCCCGACGACTTTCTGCACGGGCGACAGCGTCGTCTTGAGCTCAAGCAGCGCCGACGGTTACCAGTGGAACCTTGACGGCTCGCCCATCGGGGGAGCGACGTCTCAGCAGTACACTGCCACCGCGAGCGGCAGCTATACGGTGACGATCACGGTCGGCGATTGCATGAAGACCTCGGAGCCGACGACCGTGACGGTGAACCCGATTCCACCGACGCCGACGATCACGCCGGGAGGCCCGACGACCTTCTGCCAAGGCGGCAGCGTCACCCTCACTTCGAGCAGCGCCAGCGGCAACCAATGGTACTTGAACGGCAGTCCCATCGGCGGCGCGACGGGCCAGCAATACATTGCTACCGCGAACGGCAGCTATACCGTGACGGTGACGGCTAGCGGCTGCACCAGCGCGGCTTCCAACGCAACGACGGTAACGGTAAATCCAACCCCACCGACGCCGACGATCACGCCAGGTGGGCCGACGACATTTTGCGCCGGCGGTTCGGTGACCTTGACCTCAAGCAGCGCCAGCGGCAATCAGTGGTATCTGGACAGCAGCCCGATTGGCGGTGCCACCGGCCAACAATACGTCGCCACAGCGAACGGCAGCTATACCGTGACGGTGACGGCCAGCGGCTGCACCAGCGCGGCTTCGTCACCCGTAGTCGTCACCGTCAATCCGATTCCACCGACGCCAACGATCACGCCGGGAGGCCCGACGACCTTCTGCCAAGGCGGCAGCGTCACCCTCACTTCGAGCAGCGCCAGCGGCAATCAATGGTACTTGAACAGCAGCCCTATCGGCGGCGCGACGGGCCAGCAATACGTCGCTACCGCGAACGGCAGCTATACCGTGACGGTGACGGCTAGTGGCTGTACCAGCGCACCTTCTGCCGCCACGACAGTCACCGTCGTGCCTCCGCCGACAACCGCCTCGGTCGGTCCGAATCAGACGATTGCGCCGGGCGGCACGACCGCCGGCCTCGGTGGCAATACTCCCACTTCCGGCAACGGCACCTGGACGGTACAGAGCGGCGGAACCGGAACTTTCAGCGGCCTGCATACCGGCAACTCGACCTTCACGCACACGGGCGGCACCGGGCCTATCGTGTTGAGGTGGACGATTGCCAATCCGCCCTGCGCGGACTCCTTTGCCCAGGTGACGATCAACATCGGCGCGGCGCCATCGATCACCTGTCCGGCCAGCCCTGTCATCGCCGCTGCGGCCACTGGACAGTGTGCGGCCAACGTCAACTACACGGTGACCGCTTCCGGCCTGCCGGCGCCGACCGTGGTCTGCTCGCCGCCGCCAGGAGCCAGCTTCCCCGTGGGCATGACGACGGTGAGTTGTACGGCGAGCAACGGCGTGTCGCCCAACGCGACGTGCAGCTTCACCGTCAAGGTCAACGACACACAACCGCCAGTCTTCACCAACGGTTGTCCGGCGGCGATCAGCACGGTGACGCCGATCACCTGCCCGATCTCGACATCGCAGACGGTGACCTACGCGACGCCGGCGATTTCGGATAACTGTCCGGGGGCGACGGTAGCGTGTGTGCCGCCTTCAGGGTCGGTCTTCGCGACGGGGACGACGAGCGTGACCTGCACGGCGACCGACGCTTCGGGCAACACGGCGACCTGCTCGTTCGCGGTGCGCGTCTGGACGGGCTGTCTACAGGATGAGTCGAACCCCGGCAATGTGGTGCTATTCGATGCGCAGACGGGTGATTACCAGTTCTGCTGCAACGGCGTAGTCACCGCCACCGGCACCGGCACATTGACGGTGCGCGGCTGCACGGTGTCCTTCGACCACATCAAGGGCAATCGCAAGATCAAGATCACTGCCGATATGGCCGTGAAGCGCGGCACGGCGACCTTGATCATTGCCAACCAGACGACCTGTGTCATCACCGATCAGAACATGGCCAACAACACCTGCACCTGTCCGTCGGTGGCGCAGTCGAAGCACTGA
- a CDS encoding carboxypeptidase-like regulatory domain-containing protein, whose protein sequence is MTTKLMKWTGPPTAILLLSAAIVFGAVRPQTTAPLQKRRVVAQGRLTGTRDLLQIITWQTANPPRTSRPYAQAHLAIEAPRGKSRIAFQVDGGETQYLVDRVQIADLDGDGVPEIISLWQEGASAGSRLRVFHWDRARQTFIELKSQDDLAGIHAYRISPARGARHVVIYSRTISKPSSPVQLGELAVRGAELVRVNGRDNVRTQTESGIEGRTLISPTRPGPTRVTDPPDIAPYPATLAIISTATDREVARLKTGSDGRFRVALPPGEYRVVYAPERPGRMLPHATEELVRVLPGQFAHVEIHFDSGMR, encoded by the coding sequence ATGACAACGAAACTGATGAAATGGACAGGGCCGCCGACAGCCATTCTGCTGCTGTCGGCGGCAATCGTTTTTGGTGCCGTGCGTCCGCAGACGACCGCGCCGTTACAGAAACGCCGCGTCGTCGCGCAAGGTCGCTTGACCGGCACGCGCGACCTGTTGCAAATCATCACCTGGCAGACGGCCAACCCACCGCGCACCTCGCGCCCTTACGCGCAGGCGCATCTCGCCATCGAAGCGCCGCGCGGGAAATCGCGCATCGCCTTTCAAGTTGATGGCGGCGAAACACAGTACCTGGTTGATCGCGTGCAAATCGCTGACCTCGATGGCGACGGCGTGCCCGAGATCATCAGCCTCTGGCAGGAAGGCGCTTCTGCCGGCAGCCGCCTGCGCGTCTTTCACTGGGATCGCGCACGGCAAACCTTCATCGAGCTAAAGAGCCAGGATGATCTCGCGGGCATCCATGCTTATCGCATCAGCCCGGCGCGCGGCGCGCGGCACGTTGTGATCTACTCGCGCACGATAAGCAAGCCATCTTCCCCGGTGCAGCTAGGCGAGCTTGCGGTGCGTGGCGCGGAGCTGGTTCGTGTCAACGGAAGGGACAACGTGCGGACGCAAACCGAATCAGGGATCGAGGGCCGGACGCTCATCAGCCCGACGCGGCCCGGCCCGACCAGAGTCACTGACCCACCGGACATCGCCCCTTATCCGGCGACCCTGGCGATTATTTCCACGGCCACAGACCGCGAAGTCGCCCGCCTGAAAACCGGCTCTGATGGCCGTTTTCGTGTCGCCTTGCCGCCGGGCGAATACCGCGTCGTCTATGCGCCTGAGCGGCCCGGCCGGATGCTGCCACACGCTACGGAAGAGCTTGTCCGCGTCCTCCCCGGCCAGTTTGCCCACGTTGAGATTCATTTCGACAGTGGAATGCGTTGA
- the lpxK gene encoding tetraacyldisaccharide 4'-kinase, which translates to MIAKDKRLKRAMVWLPAKLYELAVRLRVAAYETGYLKPRRLEATVIAVGNITLGGTGKTPMVEYIAGYLRGEAHRVAILTRGYGRESAAMQMLNAPGPSSGGADVESVNSRSYREVGDEPLMLARRLPDVPIVIHKDRFEAGLRATRGLGANVLVLDDAYQHLQLARDLNLLLIDASDPFGDFEMVPLGRLREPLYGIKRADAIIVTRADRPFDQARAQAIIRHFCGDQIPVMYVASCINGLRHLETGTVYEAREFAGWKAALLCGIGNPHAFADDILQAGIDIVSENFFRDHHPFTQADLDRASAAAQQAAADFVIATEKDAVRLEGLRQGAVPLYVAQMGIQSDDEIRLKSLLLRTVIAKKKSGVRSQESE; encoded by the coding sequence GTGATCGCTAAAGACAAAAGGCTTAAGCGCGCGATGGTCTGGCTGCCGGCGAAACTTTATGAGCTGGCGGTGCGCTTGCGCGTCGCCGCTTACGAAACCGGCTACCTGAAGCCACGCCGGCTTGAGGCGACCGTGATCGCCGTCGGCAACATCACGCTCGGCGGCACCGGCAAGACGCCGATGGTCGAATACATCGCCGGCTACCTGCGCGGCGAGGCGCACCGCGTAGCGATTCTCACACGCGGCTACGGGCGCGAGTCCGCCGCCATGCAAATGCTCAATGCGCCGGGCCCTTCAAGTGGCGGCGCGGACGTCGAATCGGTAAACTCCCGGTCATACCGCGAAGTCGGCGACGAGCCGCTGATGCTGGCGCGACGGCTGCCCGACGTGCCCATCGTCATTCACAAAGACCGCTTCGAGGCCGGCTTGCGCGCCACCCGCGGGCTCGGCGCCAATGTGCTGGTGCTCGACGATGCGTATCAGCACCTGCAACTGGCGCGCGACTTGAATCTGTTGTTGATCGACGCGAGCGATCCGTTCGGCGATTTCGAGATGGTGCCGCTGGGCCGCCTGCGCGAGCCGCTTTACGGCATCAAGCGCGCCGATGCCATCATCGTCACGCGCGCCGACCGGCCATTCGATCAGGCGCGGGCGCAAGCCATCATTCGCCATTTCTGCGGCGATCAAATTCCCGTGATGTATGTGGCGAGCTGCATCAACGGCCTGCGCCACCTTGAGACCGGCACGGTCTATGAAGCGCGCGAATTCGCCGGCTGGAAGGCGGCGCTGCTGTGCGGCATCGGCAATCCGCACGCTTTTGCCGACGACATTCTGCAAGCCGGCATCGATATCGTCAGCGAAAATTTCTTCCGCGACCATCATCCCTTCACGCAGGCTGATCTCGACCGCGCGAGCGCCGCCGCGCAACAGGCGGCAGCCGATTTCGTGATCGCGACGGAAAAGGATGCGGTGCGACTTGAAGGACTGCGGCAGGGCGCGGTGCCGCTCTACGTCGCCCAGATGGGCATCCAGAGCGACGACGAGATTCGCTTGAAGAGTTTGCTGCTCAGGACGGTGATTGCGAAGAAGAAGTCAGGAGTCAGGAGTCAGGAGTCAGAATAA
- a CDS encoding YkgJ family cysteine cluster protein encodes MGKTFDCLNCVGICCSVYNRVEVTGRDINRIARHFNITPEAATARFTKVLEGERVLRRKKDPLLGETCIFHDLEKRLCGQYDARPHVCRIWPDHGDGGCVYYDVLQFERDQQGKHNVVPLIQLAYKAEDKKAKGSGSR; translated from the coding sequence ATGGGAAAGACATTCGATTGCCTCAACTGTGTAGGCATCTGCTGCTCAGTGTACAACCGCGTCGAAGTGACCGGGCGCGACATCAACCGCATCGCCCGACATTTCAACATCACGCCGGAAGCCGCCACCGCGCGCTTCACCAAAGTCCTCGAAGGCGAGCGCGTCCTGCGCCGCAAGAAAGACCCGCTGCTCGGCGAGACCTGCATCTTTCACGATCTTGAAAAACGGCTCTGCGGCCAGTACGATGCGCGCCCGCACGTCTGCCGCATCTGGCCCGATCACGGCGACGGCGGCTGCGTCTACTATGACGTTTTGCAATTCGAGCGCGACCAGCAGGGCAAACACAACGTCGTGCCGCTCATTCAACTGGCATACAAGGCAGAAGACAAAAAGGCTAAGGGGAGCGGCTCACGCTAA
- a CDS encoding (2Fe-2S) ferredoxin domain-containing protein gives MRDELQAKAEKLGVHRIRRHIFLCCDQSKPKCADKELSLVSWEYLKRRLKELRLVGDGGVYRTKANCLQICAGGPIAVVYPEGAWYHSCTPDTLEQIIQRHLLNGEVVEEFLITRHPLDREK, from the coding sequence ATGCGCGACGAACTGCAAGCGAAGGCCGAAAAGCTCGGCGTCCATCGCATCCGCCGCCACATCTTTTTGTGTTGTGATCAGAGCAAGCCGAAGTGCGCCGACAAAGAGCTGAGCCTTGTCTCCTGGGAATACCTCAAGCGGCGGCTGAAAGAGTTGCGTCTGGTGGGCGACGGCGGCGTCTATCGCACGAAAGCCAACTGCCTGCAAATTTGCGCCGGCGGCCCCATCGCCGTCGTCTATCCTGAAGGCGCGTGGTATCACTCCTGCACGCCCGACACGCTAGAGCAGATCATCCAACGTCACCTTCTGAATGGCGAGGTCGTCGAGGAATTCCTCATTACCCGACACCCGCTCGACCGTGAGAAGTGA
- a CDS encoding 3-deoxy-D-manno-octulosonic acid transferase: MYLLYSLILTALFVLLLPYFIYQALRHGKYAGSFRERLGRLPKAPGDDARPTVWVHAVSVGEFIAARPLIAALREELAGWRILVSTTTATGQRLARAEQPGHFDAVCYFPFDWSFSVRRALDRVRPSLVVILETELWPNFLRECRRRRIVTVIANGRISPRSFARYRRARRFIKRALADLSLLVMQSDADAERARALGASEVRVCGNLKYDVAASDGEPQADDVASPIASEIDRQFALSASRFLIVAGSTAPGEEPMLLAALREIRREPGLEEARLLIAPRHPERFDEVAALIAQSGLDYARRSVAQADAARADIILLDTIGELAAVYRFAGVVFVGGSLVARGGHNIIEPAAFARPIIVGPHTENFRQIVADFAAAAAVVQIQATGEALASALTRELIRLLRDGEAARALGARARQILLSNRGATRCTVAAIRERIS, from the coding sequence ATGTACCTGCTCTACAGCCTCATCCTGACGGCGTTGTTCGTGCTGCTGCTGCCCTATTTCATTTATCAAGCTTTACGTCACGGCAAGTATGCGGGCAGCTTTCGCGAGCGGCTGGGACGCTTGCCGAAAGCGCCTGGCGACGACGCGCGCCCGACGGTGTGGGTGCATGCGGTGTCGGTCGGCGAGTTTATCGCGGCCAGGCCATTGATCGCCGCGCTGCGCGAAGAGCTCGCCGGCTGGCGCATTCTGGTTTCGACAACCACAGCGACTGGCCAGCGGCTGGCGCGTGCCGAGCAGCCGGGGCATTTTGATGCGGTCTGCTATTTCCCTTTCGATTGGTCGTTCAGCGTGCGCCGCGCCCTCGACCGCGTGCGACCGTCGCTGGTCGTGATTCTTGAAACCGAGCTGTGGCCGAACTTCTTGCGCGAGTGCCGCCGCCGCCGCATTGTCACGGTCATCGCCAACGGGCGCATCTCGCCGCGCTCGTTTGCGCGTTACCGGCGAGCGCGCCGCTTCATCAAACGAGCGCTCGCCGATCTGTCGCTGCTGGTGATGCAATCCGACGCTGACGCGGAACGCGCCCGCGCGCTCGGCGCAAGCGAAGTGCGGGTCTGCGGCAATCTCAAATACGATGTGGCGGCAAGCGACGGCGAGCCGCAGGCCGATGATGTCGCCTCGCCAATCGCCAGCGAGATTGATCGCCAGTTCGCGCTCTCGGCTTCGCGCTTCCTGATTGTCGCCGGCAGCACCGCGCCCGGCGAAGAGCCGATGTTGCTTGCGGCGCTCCGCGAGATTCGCCGCGAGCCGGGACTTGAAGAGGCGCGGCTGCTGATCGCGCCACGCCACCCGGAACGCTTCGACGAGGTTGCCGCTTTGATTGCGCAAAGCGGTCTTGATTATGCGCGGCGCTCGGTCGCGCAGGCTGACGCGGCACGCGCCGACATCATCCTGCTCGACACTATCGGCGAGCTGGCGGCGGTTTATCGCTTCGCCGGCGTCGTCTTTGTCGGCGGCAGCCTGGTGGCGCGCGGCGGCCACAACATCATCGAGCCCGCGGCTTTTGCCCGGCCCATCATCGTCGGCCCGCACACCGAGAACTTTCGGCAGATCGTCGCAGACTTCGCCGCCGCCGCCGCCGTCGTGCAGATACAGGCGACCGGCGAAGCCCTGGCCAGCGCGCTCACCCGCGAGCTGATCCGCCTGCTCCGAGACGGCGAGGCGGCGCGGGCGCTGGGCGCCAGGGCGCGACAAATCTTACTATCGAATCGCGGCGCGACCCGCTGCACCGTGGCGGCGATTCGTGAGCGAATTTCGTGA
- the efp gene encoding elongation factor P, with the protein MNANDIRRGMIIMYNGGPHRVLDFQHRTPGNLRAFVQAKLRNLKNGSSTEVRFSSTENIERAALEDHEMEYLYSDGDMYHFMNTETYDQIALDRESLGDAIDYLTPGTKIQVEFFDGAPIGVELPPSVELTVVETTPEMKGATASNSPKPAKLETGVTVQVPPFVKEGDRIRVDPSKGTYLERAK; encoded by the coding sequence ATGAACGCAAACGACATTCGACGCGGGATGATCATTATGTACAACGGCGGGCCGCACCGCGTGCTCGATTTCCAGCACCGCACGCCGGGCAACCTGCGCGCCTTTGTGCAGGCCAAGCTGCGCAACCTCAAGAACGGCTCCTCGACCGAGGTGCGTTTCAGCTCGACTGAAAACATCGAGCGCGCCGCCCTCGAAGATCACGAGATGGAGTATCTCTACTCGGACGGCGACATGTATCACTTCATGAACACCGAGACCTATGACCAGATCGCCCTCGACCGCGAATCGCTCGGCGACGCGATAGATTACCTGACGCCGGGCACCAAGATTCAGGTCGAATTCTTTGACGGCGCGCCCATCGGCGTCGAACTTCCGCCGTCGGTCGAGCTGACGGTCGTCGAAACGACGCCCGAAATGAAAGGCGCGACGGCGTCGAACAGCCCGAAGCCGGCGAAGCTCGAAACCGGCGTCACCGTGCAAGTGCCGCCGTTCGTCAAGGAAGGTGACCGCATTCGCGTTGACCCGTCGAAAGGCACCTACCTTGAGCGCGCCAAGTAA